One region of Deinococcus budaensis genomic DNA includes:
- a CDS encoding MATE family efflux transporter, whose product MPDSSLSADRPTGSGDHLRDILRLAVPASVEGVVQLVFNFLAQLIVATLGATAVAAVGFSNNVTLLLIFTLGTLGSGAGILVARAHGAGDRGAVARTSGTALLLAAALTLALVAGLHAFAAPVLRTLGAPAELTEAATPFFQVALLSVPLIVLSVVAGSVLRSLEQPRVPMLATFAAAAVNVALGYALVHGAAGLPRLGLAGAAWGALGGQALRVGLLGWFLYGRRGVIAPAWSGLGAGGRVLIRELLHLSLPLAATQLAWSGGNLLYALLLARLGTAALAGVQIASTLEGIFVVASFGLVPAATALIGQAVGQRDEQLARERARAVERFGLVTGVAFGVLFALTALALPALYPGVGAQVREIALGAILINAAVQVVKVANMVRGGGVLPSGSDTRGVLIGDAVSAFAVGLPLAYLLAFGLDLGVWGVLIARVLEEIVKVAIFTWRAKRLSWGAVVAGQAALPAAAD is encoded by the coding sequence GTGCCCGACTCCAGTCTCTCCGCCGACCGCCCTACCGGGTCCGGCGACCACCTGCGCGACATCCTGCGGCTGGCCGTGCCCGCCAGCGTGGAGGGCGTCGTGCAGCTTGTGTTCAACTTTCTGGCCCAGCTGATCGTGGCGACCCTGGGCGCGACAGCGGTAGCAGCGGTCGGGTTTTCCAACAATGTCACGCTGCTGCTGATCTTCACGCTGGGCACGCTGGGGTCGGGCGCGGGGATCCTGGTCGCGCGGGCGCACGGGGCCGGCGACCGGGGGGCGGTGGCGCGGACCTCGGGGACGGCCCTGCTGCTCGCCGCTGCCCTCACGCTCGCGCTGGTGGCGGGGCTGCACGCTTTCGCCGCGCCGGTGCTGAGGACGCTGGGCGCTCCGGCCGAGCTGACCGAGGCCGCCACGCCCTTTTTTCAGGTCGCGCTGCTGAGTGTGCCGCTGATCGTGCTCAGCGTGGTCGCCGGAAGCGTGCTGCGGTCGCTGGAGCAGCCGCGCGTGCCCATGCTCGCCACATTTGCGGCGGCGGCGGTCAACGTGGCGCTGGGGTACGCGCTGGTTCACGGCGCGGCCGGATTGCCGCGGCTGGGGCTGGCGGGCGCGGCCTGGGGGGCGCTGGGCGGGCAGGCCTTGCGGGTGGGCCTGCTGGGCTGGTTCCTGTACGGGCGGCGCGGGGTGATTGCCCCGGCGTGGTCCGGCCTGGGGGCAGGCGGGCGGGTCCTGATCCGCGAGCTGCTGCACCTCTCGCTGCCGCTGGCCGCCACCCAGCTCGCCTGGAGCGGCGGCAACCTGCTGTACGCGCTGCTGCTCGCGCGGCTGGGCACGGCGGCGCTTGCCGGGGTGCAGATCGCGTCCACCCTGGAGGGCATCTTCGTGGTCGCCTCCTTCGGGCTGGTGCCTGCCGCGACCGCCTTGATCGGGCAGGCGGTGGGCCAGCGCGACGAGCAGCTCGCCCGCGAACGTGCCCGCGCCGTCGAGCGTTTCGGGCTGGTCACGGGCGTGGCCTTTGGGGTGCTGTTCGCCCTGACGGCCCTGGCGCTGCCTGCCCTGTATCCCGGGGTGGGCGCGCAGGTTCGTGAGATCGCCCTGGGCGCGATCCTGATCAACGCGGCGGTGCAGGTCGTCAAGGTCGCCAACATGGTGCGCGGCGGCGGCGTGCTGCCCTCGGGCAGCGACACACGCGGCGTGCTGATCGGCGACGCGGTCAGCGCCTTCGCGGTCGGGCTGCCGCTGGCCTACCTGCTCGCCTTCGGGCTGGACCTGGGCGTCTGGGGGGTGCTGATCGCCCGGGTGCTGGAGGAGATCGTCAAGGTCGCCATCTTCACCTGGCGCGCGAAGAGATTGTCGTGGGGCGCGGTGGTCGCGGGGCAGGCGGCGCTTCCGGCAGCGGCGGATTGA
- a CDS encoding MaoC family dehydratase, protein MNEDLLRPQGRYFEELPPGTVIRHRVTRTLTEADNVLFTTLTMNPQPLHLDREYAAQTEFGQPLVNSLLTLSLLVGLSVHELTLGTLIANLGLTDVVFPRPVFHGDTLRAESEVLDTRTSRSRPDAGIVTVEHRAINQRGEVVARCKRTALMQRRP, encoded by the coding sequence ATGAACGAAGACCTGCTGCGCCCCCAGGGCCGCTATTTCGAGGAACTGCCGCCCGGCACCGTGATCCGCCACCGGGTCACCCGCACGCTCACTGAGGCCGATAACGTCTTGTTCACCACCCTGACGATGAACCCGCAGCCGCTGCACCTCGACCGCGAGTACGCCGCCCAGACCGAGTTCGGGCAGCCGCTGGTGAACTCCTTGCTGACGCTGAGCCTCCTGGTCGGCCTGAGCGTGCACGAACTCACGCTGGGCACCCTGATCGCCAACCTGGGCCTGACCGACGTGGTGTTTCCGAGGCCCGTCTTTCACGGCGACACCCTCCGCGCCGAGTCGGAGGTACTGGACACCCGGACGAGCCGCAGCCGCCCGGACGCCGGGATCGTCACCGTCGAGCACCGGGCGATCAACCAGCGCGGGGAGGTGGTGGCCCGCTGCAAACGCACGGCGCTGATGCAGCGGCGCCCCTGA
- a CDS encoding aldolase/citrate lyase family protein, with amino-acid sequence MPASDPSLRPRSVLFAPGNRADLIAKLPRSGPDAVVIDLEDAVPGTPEAKAAARPVARDAARELIAAAPHLAVFVRVNAPHSPFFGDDLAVLTPELAGVVVPKLESAADVRRVREALAARGLDLPLLAGLETGAGVWNAREILADEGVHWAYFGAEDYTTDLGGSRTPGNLEVLYARSHVALAARLTGVHALDIVVTALNDAATFRADAAQGRALGYGGKLCIHPAQVALAHDYFGPTDAEAERARRLLDAAHEAALAGHGAFSFEGQMVDEPMLAKARAILHAREQTK; translated from the coding sequence GTGCCAGCCTCCGACCCCAGCCTGCGGCCCCGCAGCGTCCTCTTCGCGCCCGGCAACCGCGCCGACCTGATCGCCAAGTTGCCCCGTTCTGGCCCCGACGCCGTGGTCATCGACCTCGAAGACGCCGTGCCGGGCACCCCGGAAGCCAAGGCCGCCGCGCGCCCGGTGGCCCGCGACGCCGCCCGCGAATTGATCGCCGCCGCGCCGCACCTCGCGGTCTTTGTGCGGGTGAACGCGCCGCACTCGCCCTTTTTCGGGGACGACCTCGCGGTGCTGACGCCTGAACTCGCGGGGGTCGTCGTGCCCAAGCTGGAGTCGGCGGCGGACGTGCGGCGGGTGCGGGAGGCGCTGGCCGCGCGGGGGCTGGACCTCCCCCTTCTCGCCGGGTTGGAGACGGGCGCGGGCGTCTGGAATGCCCGTGAGATTCTGGCCGACGAGGGCGTGCATTGGGCCTACTTCGGGGCGGAGGATTACACCACCGACCTGGGAGGCAGCCGTACCCCTGGAAATCTGGAGGTGCTCTATGCCCGCTCGCACGTCGCGCTCGCCGCCCGGCTGACCGGGGTGCACGCGCTGGACATCGTGGTCACGGCGCTGAACGACGCGGCCACCTTCCGCGCCGACGCCGCGCAGGGCCGCGCCCTGGGCTACGGCGGCAAGCTGTGCATTCACCCGGCGCAGGTGGCGCTGGCCCACGACTACTTCGGTCCCACCGACGCCGAGGCCGAGCGCGCCCGCCGCTTGCTCGACGCCGCGCACGAGGCCGCCCTCGCGGGGCACGGCGCCTTCAGCTTCGAGGGCCAGATGGTCGACGAGCCGATGCTGGCAAAAGCCCGCGCTATCCTGCACGCCCGCGAACAGACGAAGTAA
- a CDS encoding LLM class flavin-dependent oxidoreductase: MTSPAPFELGLYSFGDLTPDPAGRVSLSPPERLNNLVEEAELADQVGLDVFGLGEHHRPDYLVSSPATVLAAMAARTRRIRLTSAVTVLGTDDPVRVYQAFATLDLLSGGRAEIMVGRGSFAESFPLFLGGMPADYDALFAERLELLLAVRGAEHVTWQGRTRPPLRDAGVYPRPEAPLPLWLAVGGTSASARRAGTLGLPMALAIIGGAPERFLPLVRLFRESAQAAGHGALPLGINAHGFLADTSRAAADLAFPAHALVMNRLGRERGWGPMDRAHFEAERSPRGALFVGDPDEVAAKILAQHELFGHTRFLMQMSVGTLPHAQMLRSIELFGTRVAPVVRAEVARRQASLGL, translated from the coding sequence ATGACCTCCCCGGCGCCCTTCGAACTCGGCCTGTATTCCTTCGGGGACCTCACGCCCGATCCGGCGGGCCGGGTCAGCCTCAGCCCGCCGGAGCGCCTGAACAATCTGGTGGAGGAGGCCGAACTCGCCGACCAGGTGGGCCTCGACGTGTTCGGCCTGGGCGAGCACCACCGCCCCGACTACCTGGTGTCGTCGCCCGCCACGGTCCTGGCGGCGATGGCGGCCCGCACCCGCCGCATCCGCCTCACGAGCGCGGTGACCGTGCTGGGCACCGACGACCCGGTGCGCGTCTACCAGGCGTTCGCCACGCTCGACCTGCTCTCCGGGGGCCGCGCCGAGATCATGGTGGGGCGCGGGTCCTTTGCCGAATCTTTTCCCCTCTTTCTGGGCGGCATGCCCGCCGACTACGACGCCCTCTTCGCCGAGCGGCTGGAGCTGCTGCTGGCGGTGCGCGGGGCCGAGCACGTGACCTGGCAGGGCCGCACCCGGCCGCCCCTGCGGGACGCGGGGGTCTACCCGCGCCCGGAAGCCCCGCTTCCGCTGTGGCTGGCGGTCGGCGGCACGTCCGCTTCGGCCCGGCGGGCGGGCACCCTGGGCCTGCCGATGGCGCTGGCGATCATCGGCGGGGCGCCCGAGCGCTTCCTGCCGCTGGTGCGCCTCTTCCGCGAGTCGGCCCAGGCCGCCGGTCACGGGGCGCTGCCGCTGGGTATCAACGCGCACGGGTTCCTGGCGGACACGTCACGGGCGGCGGCGGACCTCGCCTTTCCCGCCCACGCCCTGGTCATGAACCGTCTGGGGCGCGAGCGGGGCTGGGGGCCGATGGACCGCGCCCACTTCGAGGCCGAACGCTCGCCGCGCGGGGCGCTGTTCGTGGGAGACCCCGATGAGGTGGCCGCCAAAATCCTGGCCCAGCACGAGCTGTTCGGCCACACCCGTTTCCTGATGCAGATGAGCGTGGGCACGCTGCCGCACGCGCAGATGCTGCGTTCCATCGAGTTGTTCGGCACCCGGGTCGCGCCCGTGGTGCGGGCGGAGGTGGCGCGGCGTCAGGCCAGCCTGGGCCTATAG
- a CDS encoding GNAT family N-acetyltransferase, producing MDGLTLTRGDLGAASGVLTAAATRLLERGEALWPVPSLTPERLLRHYPLASWRVAWRGGQAVGTFALLDADPLFWPGDPPGEARYLHKLGVHPDAQGRRLAHRLLGEAARETREAGGAFLRLDTAAERPKLRALYESAGFRAVDERTVKGFFVVRYELAL from the coding sequence ATGGACGGGCTGACCCTCACGCGGGGCGACCTGGGGGCGGCTTCCGGCGTGCTGACCGCCGCCGCGACCCGGCTGCTGGAGCGCGGCGAGGCCCTCTGGCCCGTGCCCAGCCTGACCCCCGAGCGGCTCTTGCGGCACTACCCGCTGGCAAGCTGGCGGGTGGCGTGGCGCGGCGGGCAGGCGGTCGGGACCTTCGCGCTGCTGGACGCAGACCCCCTCTTCTGGCCTGGGGACCCGCCCGGCGAGGCGCGGTATCTGCACAAGCTCGGCGTTCACCCGGACGCGCAGGGGCGGCGGCTGGCCCACCGGCTGCTGGGTGAGGCGGCGCGCGAGACCCGGGAGGCCGGAGGTGCGTTTCTACGCCTCGACACCGCTGCCGAGCGCCCCAAGCTGCGCGCCCTCTACGAGTCGGCGGGCTTCCGGGCGGTGGACGAGCGGACGGTGAAGGGCTTTTTTGTCGTGCGGTACGAACTGGCCCTATAG
- a CDS encoding Rieske 2Fe-2S domain-containing protein has product MRLTRRAVLERWWVVPVAGTLGAFGYMGWYASRVTFGKREPGEPEFVAGGGAVQVAPLGQFGEVWAEVPFAYAGRPCLALRVPGPVPGGLSVDGRHLVAYSRICTHLGCPVHLVRDPEVLAFAYNYRPPPGERHPQLGCPCHYSVFDPLQAGQAVFGKANGPLPRVRLELRDGALYASGIEPAPPLGG; this is encoded by the coding sequence ATGAGGCTCACCCGCCGGGCCGTGCTGGAACGCTGGTGGGTGGTGCCGGTCGCGGGCACGCTGGGCGCCTTCGGGTACATGGGCTGGTACGCCTCGCGGGTGACCTTCGGCAAGCGCGAGCCGGGCGAGCCGGAGTTCGTGGCGGGCGGCGGCGCCGTGCAGGTCGCGCCCCTGGGGCAGTTCGGGGAGGTCTGGGCCGAGGTGCCCTTTGCCTACGCGGGGCGGCCCTGCCTGGCGCTGCGGGTGCCGGGGCCGGTGCCGGGGGGCCTGAGCGTGGATGGCCGCCACCTCGTCGCCTACAGCCGCATCTGCACCCACCTGGGCTGCCCAGTGCACCTCGTGCGCGACCCCGAGGTGCTGGCCTTTGCCTACAACTACCGCCCCCCGCCGGGGGAGCGGCACCCGCAACTGGGCTGCCCCTGCCACTACAGCGTCTTCGACCCCTTGCAGGCGGGACAGGCGGTCTTCGGCAAGGCGAATGGGCCGCTGCCGCGCGTGCGGCTGGAGCTTCGGGACGGGGCGCTCTACGCCAGCGGCATCGAACCCGCGCCGCCGCTGGGGGGCTGA
- a CDS encoding c-type cytochrome, translating into MILGVVLLALIVLVSLWLTLEPLRAGSPADPDAAERGRLTAERDRLYAELAALEDEGRRPDLERRAALALRGLDALPPAPPPAGRAGHTRRLALLGVGAAALLTAAGALTFVPRWQLASLGAGEAQVVQNALALPELRRAAEASGQSADFLAWGQAAFDSGAYDQAVSAYGSALKLDPRQPEALRRLGILLLTRPGQPGQEISAGDAQQAFLLIRTAAQLAPREAESQLFLGYALARFGQDEEALTALERYRTLNPSGRDADETITAIRARQNQADPALRVYAANCASCHGADGGGGALGPSLRASNLSREALRGVIVNGKGAMPAYPGLKPAELNALLDLLERWQKEGE; encoded by the coding sequence GTGATCCTGGGCGTGGTGCTGCTGGCGTTGATCGTGCTGGTGTCGCTGTGGTTGACGCTCGAGCCGCTGCGGGCCGGAAGTCCGGCGGACCCCGACGCCGCCGAGCGCGGGCGCCTGACGGCCGAGCGTGACCGTCTGTACGCCGAACTCGCGGCGCTGGAAGACGAGGGAAGGCGCCCCGACCTCGAACGCCGCGCGGCCCTGGCGCTGCGCGGCCTGGACGCCCTGCCGCCCGCGCCGCCCCCGGCGGGCCGCGCCGGGCACACCCGCAGGCTGGCCCTGCTGGGGGTCGGGGCCGCCGCGCTGCTCACAGCCGCCGGAGCGCTGACCTTCGTGCCGCGCTGGCAGCTCGCGTCGCTGGGCGCGGGTGAGGCGCAGGTGGTGCAAAACGCTCTGGCCCTGCCGGAGCTGCGCCGCGCCGCCGAAGCCAGTGGGCAGAGCGCCGACTTCCTCGCCTGGGGCCAGGCCGCCTTCGACAGCGGCGCCTACGACCAGGCGGTCTCGGCCTACGGGAGCGCCCTGAAACTCGACCCCCGCCAGCCGGAGGCGCTGCGGCGGCTGGGCATCCTGCTGCTCACCCGGCCCGGCCAGCCGGGGCAGGAGATCAGCGCAGGTGACGCGCAGCAGGCCTTCCTCCTGATTCGCACGGCGGCGCAGCTCGCCCCCCGCGAGGCGGAGTCGCAGCTCTTTCTGGGCTACGCGCTGGCCCGCTTCGGGCAGGACGAGGAGGCGCTGACGGCCCTGGAGCGCTACCGGACGCTCAACCCCTCGGGCCGCGACGCGGACGAGACGATCACCGCCATCCGCGCCCGCCAGAACCAGGCCGACCCCGCCCTGCGGGTCTACGCCGCGAACTGCGCGAGCTGCCACGGGGCGGACGGCGGGGGCGGGGCGCTGGGTCCCAGCCTGCGGGCGTCGAACCTCTCACGGGAAGCCCTGCGGGGCGTGATCGTGAACGGCAAGGGCGCCATGCCCGCCTATCCGGGCCTCAAGCCCGCCGAGCTGAATGCCCTGCTCGATCTGCTGGAGCGCTGGCAGAAGGAAGGCGAGTGA
- a CDS encoding cytochrome c-type biogenesis protein has protein sequence MSTSLALTPAQESRAERLGDNLRCPICTGVPITESTNDISREMLRDVREQVAAGRSDREVYAYFAARYGNFVLLDPPKEGAGVLLWGAPVLALAAGGALLLRFLRRGRVEAGEAAPVTAPALDDPFDPYLAEVQRRTRRDAPGEGGGA, from the coding sequence ATGTCCACGTCTCTCGCCCTGACGCCCGCGCAGGAGTCGCGGGCCGAGCGGCTGGGGGATAACCTGCGCTGCCCGATCTGCACGGGGGTGCCCATCACCGAGAGCACCAACGACATCAGCCGCGAGATGCTGCGCGACGTGCGCGAGCAGGTGGCCGCCGGGCGCAGCGACCGCGAGGTCTACGCCTATTTCGCGGCGCGCTACGGCAATTTCGTGCTGCTCGACCCGCCCAAAGAGGGGGCAGGGGTGCTGCTGTGGGGCGCGCCCGTGCTCGCGCTGGCAGCGGGCGGCGCGCTGCTGCTGCGCTTCCTGCGGCGCGGGCGGGTGGAGGCCGGGGAGGCGGCTCCGGTCACGGCGCCCGCGCTCGACGATCCCTTCGACCCCTACCTGGCCGAGGTGCAGCGGCGCACGCGGCGGGACGCGCCGGGTGAAGGGGGCGGCGCGTGA
- a CDS encoding TlpA family protein disulfide reductase: MTDLSPSSPPTPAPAPLWRRLLPPLIAAALVAVLGAALLNPARNATDGGPLVGKPAPAFTLESLDGAQVSLAALQGRPVVLNFWASWCVPCREEAPLFRELGERRSGENGPAILGILFQETKEQNARDFIQEYALAYPNLRDPGIKTGINYGVAGIPETVFIDAEGVIRHVDRGGLTRERLNVGLEKIGVTGL; this comes from the coding sequence ATGACTGACCTTTCCCCCTCTTCCCCTCCGACCCCGGCTCCTGCCCCCCTCTGGCGGCGGCTGCTTCCGCCCCTGATCGCCGCCGCGCTCGTCGCCGTGCTGGGCGCCGCGCTGCTCAATCCCGCGCGCAACGCGACCGACGGCGGGCCGCTGGTGGGCAAACCCGCCCCCGCCTTCACGCTGGAGAGCCTCGACGGAGCGCAGGTCAGCCTCGCCGCTCTCCAGGGCCGCCCGGTCGTGCTGAATTTCTGGGCGTCGTGGTGCGTGCCCTGCCGCGAGGAGGCGCCGCTGTTTCGCGAACTGGGCGAGCGCCGGAGCGGCGAGAACGGCCCGGCGATCCTGGGCATCCTCTTTCAGGAGACCAAGGAGCAAAACGCCCGCGACTTCATTCAGGAGTACGCGCTGGCCTACCCCAACCTGCGCGACCCCGGCATCAAGACCGGCATCAACTACGGGGTGGCCGGGATTCCCGAGACTGTGTTCATCGACGCGGAGGGCGTGATCCGGCACGTGGACCGGGGCGGCCTGACCCGCGAGCGGCTGAACGTCGGCCTGGAGAAGATCGGGGTGACGGGGCTGTGA
- a CDS encoding cytochrome c-type biogenesis CcmF C-terminal domain-containing protein, giving the protein MLNLISFEASAAGALGQLALLGALAFTLGGGWLAVVGGLKADTRATEAARRAMWAVFALVSLATVVLMAALLRDDFSVRYVAEHSMRASPTWIKVTSLWGALEGSILLWAWLLAGYAFVLSLTLRRDALRPWALAAMFASLLFFVGVCVSIASPFTPLAQIPADGRGPNPALQNHWMMAVHPVLLYLGFVGLAVPFAYAVAALVTGRLSDHWVVATRRWTLTAWAFLTAAIVAGGWWSYETLGWGGYWAWDPVENASFIPWLLATAFLHSVQIQERRGLMRSWNVWLIVLAYASTVLGTFLNRSGIVQSVHAFAGGPVGPVFLGFLAFLLIAGIGLAAWRAPQLRDEGEAPAALSREGAFLAGNWLFLVFAVMVLVGTLFPTFVEAIQGRRDASVGPAFYNAFAIPLGLGLLGLMGVGPLLPWRRAEGQGLWRALRPLLLAGLGAALVAFAFGLRGWGVLGTVALSAYNLVGLGLLTARALRQYRAGGRGGGLPGLVREQPRRYGAYLAHAGLVVMALGIAFSGAYRQDAQITLNAGAAPVRLLHETLALEGTRLEQKPYGTSAVARVRIDGRPFETRMNTYVQGGDTLFPAPAVRYGLLGDTYLVATAFDPGGKWVSVRLIESPLVSWIWWGTLIVVLGAGLTLVPPRRAAPARVPALSPAPATD; this is encoded by the coding sequence GTGCTGAACCTGATCTCTTTCGAGGCGAGCGCGGCGGGCGCCCTGGGGCAACTCGCGCTGCTCGGCGCCCTGGCCTTCACCCTGGGCGGGGGCTGGCTGGCGGTGGTCGGGGGCCTAAAGGCCGACACCCGGGCCACCGAGGCGGCGCGGCGGGCGATGTGGGCGGTCTTCGCGCTGGTTTCCCTCGCCACGGTGGTCCTGATGGCGGCGCTGCTGCGCGACGACTTCTCGGTGCGCTACGTGGCCGAGCATTCCATGCGCGCCTCCCCGACCTGGATCAAGGTAACCAGCCTGTGGGGGGCGCTGGAAGGCTCCATTCTGCTGTGGGCCTGGCTGCTGGCGGGGTACGCCTTCGTCCTGAGCCTGACCCTGCGGCGCGACGCGCTGCGGCCCTGGGCCTTGGCGGCCATGTTTGCCAGCCTGCTGTTTTTCGTGGGGGTGTGCGTCAGCATCGCCAGCCCCTTTACACCGCTGGCGCAGATTCCCGCCGACGGGCGTGGCCCCAACCCCGCGCTGCAAAACCACTGGATGATGGCCGTTCACCCGGTCCTGCTGTACCTGGGCTTCGTGGGCCTCGCGGTGCCCTTTGCCTACGCGGTCGCCGCGCTGGTGACCGGGCGGCTTTCCGACCACTGGGTCGTGGCGACCCGGCGCTGGACGCTGACCGCCTGGGCCTTTCTGACGGCCGCCATCGTCGCGGGCGGCTGGTGGAGCTACGAGACGCTGGGCTGGGGCGGCTACTGGGCCTGGGACCCGGTGGAGAATGCGTCATTCATCCCCTGGCTGCTGGCGACCGCCTTCTTGCACAGCGTGCAGATTCAGGAGCGCCGGGGCCTGATGCGCTCGTGGAACGTCTGGCTGATCGTGCTGGCCTACGCCTCGACCGTGCTGGGCACCTTCCTGAACCGCTCGGGCATCGTGCAGAGCGTCCACGCCTTCGCGGGCGGGCCGGTGGGGCCGGTGTTCCTGGGCTTCCTGGCGTTCCTGCTGATCGCCGGGATCGGTCTGGCGGCGTGGCGTGCCCCGCAACTGCGTGACGAGGGCGAAGCCCCCGCCGCGCTGAGCCGCGAGGGGGCGTTCCTGGCGGGCAACTGGCTCTTTCTGGTGTTCGCCGTGATGGTCCTGGTGGGAACCCTCTTTCCGACCTTCGTGGAAGCCATTCAGGGACGGCGTGACGCCTCGGTGGGTCCGGCCTTTTACAACGCCTTCGCGATTCCGCTGGGGCTGGGGCTGCTGGGGCTGATGGGCGTGGGGCCGCTGCTGCCGTGGCGCCGGGCCGAGGGCCAGGGCCTGTGGCGGGCGCTGCGGCCCCTGCTGCTGGCCGGGCTGGGGGCGGCCCTCGTCGCTTTCGCGTTCGGCCTGCGCGGCTGGGGCGTGCTGGGCACGGTGGCGCTGTCGGCCTACAACCTCGTCGGCCTGGGGCTGCTGACCGCGCGGGCGCTGCGCCAGTACCGGGCGGGGGGGCGCGGCGGCGGGCTGCCGGGGCTGGTACGCGAGCAACCCCGCCGCTACGGGGCCTACCTCGCCCACGCCGGGCTGGTCGTGATGGCGCTGGGGATCGCCTTTTCAGGCGCCTACCGTCAGGACGCGCAGATCACGCTGAACGCGGGCGCCGCCCCGGTGCGGCTGCTGCACGAGACGCTGGCGCTGGAGGGCACCCGGCTGGAGCAAAAGCCTTACGGCACCTCGGCGGTGGCGCGCGTCCGCATCGACGGCCGCCCCTTCGAGACCCGCATGAACACCTACGTCCAGGGCGGCGACACCCTCTTTCCCGCGCCCGCCGTGCGCTACGGCCTGCTGGGCGACACCTACCTCGTGGCGACCGCCTTCGACCCGGGGGGCAAGTGGGTCAGCGTGCGGCTGATCGAGAGTCCGCTGGTGTCGTGGATCTGGTGGGGCACATTGATCGTGGTGCTGGGGGCCGGGCTGACCCTGGTCCCGCCGCGCCGGGCCGCCCCCGCCCGCGTCCCCGCCCTGAGTCCGGCCCCGGCGACCGACTGA
- the ccmE gene encoding cytochrome c maturation protein CcmE, producing MTAPSPTPLPRARRRRRSPLPTVLGVLALVGLTSFIAFGNLGKSLEYFVTPTEYVQQRSELEGRPLRIGGLVKAVNYDPQTLNLRFDVTDGGATFPVQYVGAVSDLFKENQGVVVRGEFQGETFHASELVVKHSEEYNVPQTQAELKDLLRQQSE from the coding sequence ATGACCGCGCCCTCCCCCACCCCGCTTCCGCGCGCCCGGCGGCGGCGGCGCAGTCCCCTGCCCACCGTGCTGGGGGTGCTGGCGCTGGTCGGGCTGACCTCCTTTATCGCCTTTGGCAACCTGGGCAAGAGCCTGGAATACTTCGTGACCCCCACCGAGTACGTGCAGCAGCGCTCGGAGCTGGAAGGGCGCCCGCTGCGAATCGGCGGACTGGTCAAGGCCGTGAACTACGACCCGCAGACCCTCAACCTGCGCTTCGACGTGACCGACGGCGGCGCGACCTTTCCGGTGCAGTACGTGGGCGCGGTCAGCGACCTGTTCAAGGAAAACCAGGGCGTGGTCGTGCGCGGCGAGTTTCAGGGCGAGACCTTCCACGCCTCCGAGCTGGTCGTGAAGCACTCGGAGGAATACAACGTGCCGCAGACACAGGCCGAGCTGAAAGACCTGCTGCGCCAGCAGAGCGAGTGA
- the ccmD gene encoding heme exporter protein CcmD: protein MDKYTGYVVVVYVVTFVLLAAYLGWIWWKLRAVRDEERR, encoded by the coding sequence GTGGATAAGTACACCGGATATGTGGTCGTCGTGTACGTGGTGACCTTTGTGCTGCTGGCCGCCTACCTGGGCTGGATCTGGTGGAAGCTGCGGGCCGTGCGCGACGAGGAGCGGCGATGA
- the ccsA gene encoding cytochrome c biogenesis protein CcsA produces MRQDRVTTLLGAATLLALGVAVALGLSAPLDLNQGSLVRLFFVHVPTAWLSYLAYGGTGLFGLLYLLTRQRRWDRLALSSAEIGVLFTAATIVGGMLWAKPTWGTYWVWDARLTTTALSLVVYGGYLLIRSLIDDPERRARIAAVVGLVGTLYVPVNYMAVEWWRGVHQTQTLKLLGDLDWSARWNAAPVYGLVLMVATFAFTLLYVYLLRVRAILAAREEAREERELMDDLNGLEAARG; encoded by the coding sequence ATGAGACAAGACCGCGTGACGACGCTGCTGGGGGCCGCGACCCTGCTGGCGCTGGGAGTGGCCGTGGCCCTGGGCCTCAGCGCGCCGCTGGACCTCAACCAGGGATCGCTGGTAAGGCTCTTTTTCGTGCATGTGCCGACCGCGTGGCTGAGTTACCTCGCCTATGGGGGCACCGGGCTGTTCGGGCTGCTGTACCTGCTGACCCGGCAAAGGCGCTGGGACCGCCTGGCCCTGAGCAGCGCCGAGATCGGGGTGCTGTTCACCGCAGCGACCATCGTGGGCGGGATGCTGTGGGCTAAGCCGACCTGGGGCACCTACTGGGTCTGGGACGCCCGGTTGACCACCACCGCCCTGAGCCTGGTCGTGTACGGCGGTTATCTGCTGATCCGCAGCCTGATTGACGACCCCGAGCGCCGGGCGCGGATCGCGGCGGTCGTGGGGCTGGTGGGCACCCTGTACGTGCCGGTCAACTACATGGCGGTCGAGTGGTGGCGCGGCGTGCACCAGACGCAGACCTTGAAGCTGCTGGGCGATCTGGACTGGTCCGCTCGCTGGAATGCCGCGCCCGTGTACGGCCTGGTGTTGATGGTGGCGACCTTCGCCTTCACCCTGCTGTACGTCTACCTGCTGCGGGTGCGCGCGATCCTGGCCGCCCGCGAGGAGGCGCGCGAGGAACGCGAACTGATGGACGACCTGAATGGACTGGAGGCCGCCCGTGGATAA